TACGCTCGCGCCGGGCGCCGTCTTCGTCGCCTACCGTCCGCGCGCCAGGCCGGCACGATCATGCTACAATTTTCACGTGCGTCCGGCGAACGATCGTCCGTTCGGCGTTGCCATCGCAGGGGCTGGCGTGATTGCCTCGTCTCACGCCCGCGCGGTCGCGGGCCTCCCAAACGCGCGGCTGCGCGCGGTGACCGATGTCGCGGCCGAGGCGGCGCAACGTCGCGCGGCCGAGTTCGGCGTCGACGCCTACACCGATCTGGGGGAACTGCTGCGGCGCCCCGATATCGACGTGGTGTCGGTCTGCGTGCCGAGCGGCCTCCACGCCGAAGTCGGCGCCCAGGCCGCCGAGGCGGGCAAGCACGTGATCGTCGAGAAACCGATCGACGTGTCGCTCGAGGCGGCCGACAGGCTGATCGCGACATGCCGGCGGCGGGGGGTCAAGCTGGCGGTGATCTCACAACACCGGTTCGACCCCGGCATCCAAGCGATGCGCGCCGCGCTCGATGCCGGCCGGTTCGGCCGCCTGGTGCTGGGGGATGTGATCGTCAAATGGTACCGGACCGGAGCATACTACGGCAGTGCGGGCTGGCGGGGGACGTGGAAACTCGACGGCGGCGGCGCCCTGATGAATCAGGGCATTCACTGGGTGGACGTGCTGCAGTGGATGATGGGACCGGTCGATCGCGTGGTCGCCCGCTGCTCGATGATTGCGCACGATATCCCGGTCGAAGATGTTGCGCTGGCACTGCTCACATTTCGCAGCGGCGCACTTGGCACGATCGAGGTCTCAACCGCCGTCTATCCGGGCCTTCCGGAGCGCATCGAGATCACCGGGACAGGCGGGACGGCCGTTGTGGAGATGGGCGAGGTGGTCGTCTGGGAGTTCAAGGACGAGAAGGGTGAGGTCGGCCCGTACGGCGCCAAAGTCCGGACCGTCCACCGCGCGGAGGCGGCGACGGCGCCGGATCAGGCCGCGAGCCAAATCGCCGGCCATCGAACGCAGATCGGGGACTTCCTCCAGGCCATTGCCGACGATCGAGACCCGGTGATCACCGGCGAGGAAGCGCGCAAACCGCTCGAGATCATTCTGGCCGTGTATGAATCGGCGCGAACGGGACGCGAGGTCGCGCTCCCCCTCAGTCGCGCCGGGCAACAACGGTAGAGGCACCGAGGTGGACCCCAGTGCCTCTACGATCGCCTTGCCGCCCGACGTCTTACGGTTGTGTAGTTCGCGACCCGTCCACACCGGCCCGGCAAAGATTTCCGGGCCCGTGATGGCTCTCGCGGCCGCTTATCGCTCGATCCTCGAGATCTTCGCGTCCTGCAGGCTGAGGTTGAACATCAGCCCCCTCTGATCGAACACGTACCCCACGATCGGGGCGTTGGGAGCCGGATTCGTGGACG
This region of bacterium genomic DNA includes:
- a CDS encoding Gfo/Idh/MocA family oxidoreductase, which produces TLAPGAVFVAYRPRARPARSCYNFHVRPANDRPFGVAIAGAGVIASSHARAVAGLPNARLRAVTDVAAEAAQRRAAEFGVDAYTDLGELLRRPDIDVVSVCVPSGLHAEVGAQAAEAGKHVIVEKPIDVSLEAADRLIATCRRRGVKLAVISQHRFDPGIQAMRAALDAGRFGRLVLGDVIVKWYRTGAYYGSAGWRGTWKLDGGGALMNQGIHWVDVLQWMMGPVDRVVARCSMIAHDIPVEDVALALLTFRSGALGTIEVSTAVYPGLPERIEITGTGGTAVVEMGEVVVWEFKDEKGEVGPYGAKVRTVHRAEAATAPDQAASQIAGHRTQIGDFLQAIADDRDPVITGEEARKPLEIILAVYESARTGREVALPLSRAGQQR